TCGCCGGCGCGCTTGGCCAGCGCCTCGTACTCGGCCATGTTCTTGACCCAGGCCTGGGCCTGCATGTCCGCGCGGGGCTCGAAGACCCGGCCTTCCTTCATCATGCTTTCGATCTTGCGTTCATCGCTCATGTGGACTCACTCCTGCTGTGTTGCGAGGAAAGACTGCCTCCAGGGGGGTCGCCCGGCGGACCCGCGCGGCCACGCTCCCGCTCTACCCCATTTTCAATTCCGACCCAGAATTTTTCCGGTGAACGGCGAAATGCGGGGGTGAACGGCGGGCGGCGAAAAAAAGACCGCCTTTCGGCGGCCCATAAAAAAATGGGAGAGCGGCCGCGCCGCCCTCCCGAAATTATCTTTTTGGGCAGGGGCGAAGCCCCTCAGGTCAGGCTGCTGGCGAAGCCTTTGGCCGGGGTGCCGCCGGGGTTGCGGTTGCCGCCGGATTTGGCCTGGGCCATCATGAGTTCGCTCTGCAGGGTCATCAGCTCGGTCTGCAGGGCCTGGATCTTGGTTTCCTTTTCCTCGTCGGTCAGGTCCGAACTGCCCTCCAGCTCCTGGATCTTCTGCTGGATCTCCTTGATCCGCTTCTGGATCTTCTCCACGGTGCTGCTCGCGGCGTCCTCCGCGGAATTCGACTCTTCGGACGTGCCGGTCTTGGCGGCCTGGGCCAGGGACTTGCCCTCCTCGGAGATGCTCACCGTGTCGCCGGAGGCCGTGGTCTGGGTCGTATCGTCCGAGGCGCCCCCGGAACCGGCCAGCTGGAACACGCTGGTTCCCTGCACCAACCCGGTGCCGATCGCGCTGATGGCCATACATTCGCTCCTTGCTTTCCCCCTTTTATCGACAGGCCGCTAAGATAACTTTAGGTTCTCCGGTTGCCTCGGCCGCCGCCTTCGGGCTATCCTGCCCCGGACATCCGGAGCAAACCGCCGACCACGAGGGCCACATGGGCATCAGCAACCTCGAACACATGTTCAATCCCAAGTCCGTGGCCGTCATCGGGGCCACCAACGAGCCCCAGAATCCGGGCAACATCGTCATGCGCAACATCATGACCGGCGGTTTCCTGGGTCCGGTCATGCCCGTGTCCGACGAGGCCGAGGCCATCGCCGGCGTGCTCACCTATCCCTCGGTGCAGAAGCTGCCCAAGACCCCGGACCTGGCCATCGTCTGCAGCCCCCTGCCGGAAGTTCCAGAAATCCTCATGCGGCTCAAGGAATTCGGCACCAAGGCCGTGGTCCTGCTGGCCGCCGGATACGCGGGCATGGACGCCGAGGAGCGCGCGGACGTGGCCCACACCATCCGCACGGTGGCCAACCCGCCGGATGTCCGGGTGCTCGGGCCCAAGTGCCTGGGTTTCATGGTCCCGGCCGTGAACCTCTACGCCAGCATCGCCCACGCCAAGGCCCTGCCCGGGCGCATCGCCTTCATCTCCCAGTCCGACTCCCTGTACACGGCGGTCCTCGACTGGGCCATGTCCCAGGGCATCGGCTTCTCGCACATCGTCTCCCTGGGCAGCCGCCTGGACGTCGGTTTCTCCGACATCCTCGACTACCTGGCCTCGGACCCGCTGACCCGCTCCATCCTGCTCTACGTGGAGTCCACCCACGACGCCCGGGCCTTCATGTCCGCCGCCCGCGCCGCCTCGCGCAACAAGCCCGTGGTGGTCATGCGTCCGGGCCTGGCCCTGCGCGAGGTCCAGGCCACCCTGGCCGAGGCGGATCTGGGCTCGGACGACGTCTACGACGTGGCCTTCCGCCGCGCGGGCATGCTCCGCGTGGACAGCATCGACGGCCTATTCGACGCGGCCCAGACCCTGGCCCAGCCCAAGGCCGTGCGCGGCGACCGCTTGGCCATCCTGACCAACGGCGGCAGCGCCGGGGTCCAGGCCGCCGACGCCCTGCTGCGCGGCGGCGGGCGGCTGGCCGAACTCTCCGCCGACACCCGCGAGGCCCTGGACAACGCCCTCGGCGGCTCCTGGGCCCACTCCAACCCCGTGGGGGTTCCCTACAACGCGGGCGGCAAGGAGTACTCCGAGGCCCTCAAGGTCCTGGTCAAGGACCCGGGCGTGGACGCGGTGCTCGTGATGCACGTGCCGTTCGCCGGGTTGGCCGACGAGGAAGTGGCCCAGGCCGTGGCCGAGACCCTCAAGCGGGTCAAACGCATGGTCCTGGCCTCCTGGCTCGGCTCGGGCTCGGCCGGACGCGCGCGGGCCCGGCTCTCGGACGCGGGCATTCCCACCTACGAGACCCCGGACACGGCCATCCGCGCCTTCCTCTACATGGTCGAATACCAAAAGAACCAAGAACTACTCATCGAGACGCCGGACTCCCTGCCCTCGGATTTCTTCCCGGACACCACCACGGCCCGCGAGGCCGTGCTCAAGGCCCTGGACTCCGGCCGAGACGGGCTCACCGAGCCCGAGGCCAAGGACGTGCTGGCGGCCTACGGCATCCCGGTGGTGGAGACGCGCCTCGCCATTTCGGCCCGAGAGGCGGTCATCGCCGCCGACGAACTGGGCTATCCCGTGGCCGTGAAGCTCCGCTCGCCCCAGATATCCCAGCCCTTCGACGTGGGCGGGGTGATCCTGGACCTGGAGAGCGCGGAAAAGGTCTGGGAGGCCTGCGCGGGCATCCTCGCCCGGGTCTCCCGCGAACGCCCCGACGCCTACATCGAGGGCTTCACCGTGCAGAAGATGGGCCGCCGCCCCGGGGCCCATGAACTGTTCATCTCCGCCGCCGTGGACCCGACCTTCGGCCCGGTGATCCGCTTCGGCCACGGCGGCATGGCCCGCGAACTCATCCAGGACAGCGCCCTGGCCCTGCCGCCCCTGTCCATGAGTCTGGCCCGCGAACTCGTTTCGCGCACGCGCATCTCGCGCCTGCTCTCCGGCACCCCGGACCATCCGGCCGCCGACCTGGACGACGTCAGCCTGACCCTCATCCAGGTCTCCCAGCTGCTCATCGACGTGCCCCAGATCGCCGAGCTGGACATCAATCCGCTCTACGCCGACGACCTGGGCGTGCTGGCCCTGGGCGCGCGCATCCGGCTCACGCCCTACGCGGGCGACGGCCAGGGCCGCCTGGCCATCCGCCCCTATCCCCGCGAGCTGGAGGAGTGCGTGGTCACCAAGCAGGGCCGCAAGGTCACGCTGCGGCCCATCCGGCCCGAGGACGAACCGGCCCACCTGGAGTTCATCTCCCGGCTCAGCGACGAGGACCTGCGCCTGCGCTTCTTCGGCGTGGTGCGCCGCGACTTCGGCCACAAGGACATGGCCCGCTTCACCCAGATCGACTACGACCGCGAAATGGCCTTCATCGCCACGGCCCAGGACGAACGCGGACGGCCCGAGACCCTGGGCGTGGTGCGCACCTCCACCCGGCCGGACAACTCCGAGGCCGAATTCGCCATCGTCATCCGCTCGGACCTCAAGGGTTCGGGTCTGGGCAGCCTGCTGTTCCAGAAGATGATCCGCTACACCGAGTCGCGCGGCACACGGCACATCGCGGGCCAGACCCTGGTGGAGAACAAGGCCATGCAGGGCCTGGCCCGCAAGTTCGGCTTCGCGATCTCCCCGGACCCTCACGACGAGAGCATGGTGGACATGGTCCTGGAGCTGGAGCGACGCCCGGACTGAGTCCGCGCCGGGACGGTCATAACGGCCTTGCCTCCGGGGCGCTTCCATGTCAGCCTGGGAAACGGCGGAACCAGCGGGGCCGTCCCGCCGGAAGCATACTTTCTCCCGGAGCCGTGACATGAAGATCCTCTCGGCCGCGCGCATGGAGCGCTGCATCGGCTGCAATTCCTGCTCCCTGGCCTGCGCCAGACTCGTGCACAAGCGCCTGTCCTGGTCCTCGGCGGGCATCCGAATCCATTCCTCGGGCGGCATCTCCACGGGCTTCCAGGCCCTGACCTGTCTGGCCTGCGATCCGCCGCCCTGCGCGGCGGCCTGCCCCACCGGAGCCTACTCCCCGCGCAAGGGCGGCGGCGTGGTGGTCAAGAAGGATCTCTGCATCCGCTGCGGGGCCTGCGTGAAGGCCTGCCCGGTGGACGCCATCGCCGAGGACTTCGAGGGCGCGCCCTACGTCTGCATCCACTGCGGCCGCTGCGTGGAGTTCTGCCCCCACGACTGCCTGGAGATGGTCGACGTCGAGGAACTCCACGCCCGCGACAAGGAGGTGCCCGCATGATCCGCGACCACTTCCGCGTGCTCGTCATGGACCTGGCGGCGGGCAAGGGCAAGGTGGCCAAGATCGACGGCCGCGACGAGGTGGCCGGAGGATCGGGCCTGGCCGCCCTGCTCTTCAACCTCTACGGCCTCCCCGACCGGCCCTGGGACGATCCCGCGCAGCCCTTCATTTTGGCCATCGGCCCGCTCACCGGCTACTTCCCGCTCATGAGCAAGACCGTGGCGGCCTTCAAGTCGCCCTACCACGACCAGTACGCCGAGAGCCACGCCGGGGGCCGTTCGGCCCTGGCGCTGCGCTTCGCGGACTACGACGCCCTGGTGCTGGTGGGCCGCGCGGCGCGGCCGTCGGTGCTCGTGGTGGGCTCGCGCCGGGTGGAGCTCAGGGACGCCCAGTTCCTCTGGGGCATGGACGCCCTGAATGTGGCCAAGCGGCTGCGCCAGATGTCCGGCGGCTCCGGCCACCGGAGCATCCTGCGCATCGGCCCGGCGGGCGAGAACCGCTCGGCCCTGGCCTGCATCAACGTGGACACCTACCGCCACTTCGGCCGCCTGGGTTCGGGCACCGTGCTGGGGGCCAAGAACGTCAAGGCCGTGGCCATCCGGGGCGACGCGGACTTTCCCTTCGACCAGGGCGGCGCGGCCTGCGGCGGCGCGGTGTCCAAGGACTATCCCAAGCTCTTCAAGGAGATCCACCGCCAGCTCACGGACACCCAGATGATGAGCAAGTACCACAACCTCGGCACCGCCGGGAACGTGGCCGCGCTCAACGAACTGAAGTCCCTGCCCTGGCGCAACCTCCAGCAGACCACGGACCCAGGGGTGGAAGGCATCTCCGGCGAACGCTTCGCGGACGAGACCCTGCTGCGCAACACGGCCTGCGCGGGCTGTCCCGTGGGCTGCGTGCATATCGGCTTCGTGCGCGAGAAGTTCATGGCCGACAACCGTTGGCTCTACCGCCAGGTCTCCTACGACTACGAGCTCATCTTCGCCGTGGGCTCCATGCTCGGCGTGACCAGCGCCTTCGACGTGCTGCGCATCGTGGACGCGGTGGAGAAGCAGGGCCTGGACGTCATGGGCGCGGGCGTGGCCCTGGCCTGGGCCACCGAGGCCCTGGAGAAGGGCCTGCTCACGCCGGGGCAGGTGCTGGAGCCGTTGGCCTTCGGCGACGCGAACGCCTACGCCCGGGCCGTGGAGCACCTGGGCCGGGCGGCCAACGAGTTCTACCGCGACCTGGGCCGGGGCGCACTGGTCGCTGCGGACACCTACGGCGGCGCGGACTTCGCCTGCGTCTTGGGCCAGGAGATGGCGGGCTACGCCACGGGCGAGCTCTACTTCGTGGCCCAGGCCCTGGGCTTCCGCCACTCGCACCTGGACTCGGCGGCCTACTCCTGGGACCAGAAGCACGACGAGAAGGACGTGGACAAGGGGGTGGAGTTCCTGGTGGCCGACGAGTCCGGCCGGTCCTTCCTGACCTCCATGGTCTCCTGTCTCTTCGCCCGGGGCGTGTACAAGGACGAGCTCCTGGCCCAGGCCCTGGAGAGCGTGGGCTACACGGCCCTGGCCCGAAACATGGCCCAGGTCGGGGAGCACATCCGGCGGCTGCGCTGGCGCACCCGCTTCGCCACGGGCTTCAACCCCGAGGCCGTGCGCATCCCCAAGCGCTTCACCGAGGTGAGCACCTGGAAGGGACCGGTGGACCCGGTCTACATGGAGGCCCTGCGCCGAGCCTACGCCAAGCGCCTGCGCGAACTGGGCAAACCCCTGGAGGACGAGGCTCCGGCTTGATTCCGCGCCGCCCCGCCACAAAGGGGTTGCAAAGGATCGCCGGATTCGTTAATAACCGCTTCTCACCCGTGCCGAGGTAGCTCAGTTGGTAGAGCAGGGGACTGAAAATCCCCGTGTGGGCAGTTCGATTCTGTCCCTCGGCACCACGGAAGACCAGAGCCCCAACGATTCCCGAAAAACGGACGTTGGGGTTCTTTTTTTGCGCGCACCATTGGGACCGGCGCGGCAGCCTGCGCGTGAACATACCATGCTTGAATGTTTATCGTTTCCCGTCTATCGAAAGCGAAAATCAGGCTCGGTCGTCCTCGACTTCTCCCTACAATAGATGCGTTATGGTGAACGCCGGGGCAACGCGCGGAGTCAAAGGAAACACCATGATCAGCTGCACCTTGTTTCCTGGCCGGTACATGCAGGGGGCCGGAGCCCTGTCCCGCCTGCGCCACGAACTGGCGCGCATGGGCCGCAGGCATTTTCTCATCTGTTCGCCGACTCCCCTGGAGCAGGTGCTGCCTCCGCTGCTGCCCGGACTGAAAACGATCGGGGACATCCGGACGGAACGTTTCGGACGTGAATGCTCGGACCAGGAAATTCAACGGCTCACAGCGCTGGCCCGGGACTTTGGGGCCGAAGCGGTCTCCGCGGTCGGTGGCGGGAAAACCCTGGACGCCGCGAAAATGGTGGCGGCAGGGCTCGATCTCCCCGTCGCCCTGGTTCCGACCATCGCCTCAACGGATGCGCCGTGCAGTTCGGTCAGCATCATCTATTCCCCCCAGGGCGAATTCGAGCGGGTGGAAACGCTCTCCCGCAATCCCGACCTGGTTCTCGTGGATACCGAACTCATAGCGAAGGCCCCGGCCAGGTATCTTGTCGCGGGCATGGGAGACGCCCTGGCGACGTGGTTCGAGGCTGACTCCTGCCGCATCAGCCGCGCGACGACCATCGCCGGCGGCGTCTGCTCCATGACCGCGCTGACCCTGGCCCGCTCATGCTACGAGACCGTCCGGGACTGGGGCTTGGCCGCGCGCACGGCCTGCGAAGCAGGTGTGGTCACCCCGGCGCTCGAGCGTGTCGTGGAGGCCAATACGCTTCTGAGCGGCCTGGGGTTTGAAAGCGGAGGGTTGGGAGCGGCTCATGCGATGCACAACGGCCTGACCGCCCTGCCCGCCACCCATCGGCTGAACCACGGGGAAAAGGTCGCCTTCGGCGTCCTCGCCTCCCTGTTCCTGACCGACAAGCCGCTGATGCTCGTGGATGAAGTCTACACGGTGTGCGGGGAACTCGGATTGCCGACCACGCTCGCCGATCTGGGACTCGACGGAATCACGGAGCACGAATTGGCGCGCGTTGCTGAAAAGGCCTGCGCACCCGGGGAAAGCATCCACAACGAGCCCGTGGAAGTCTCTCCGGATCTGGTTCGCGCCGCCATCAAGGCTGCCGACGCGGAAGGCCGTCGCCGCAAAAAAACCGGCGCCGCGGGGTGAGCCCCGGGTATATGCCACCCTTGGTATGCGCGGGATGAGGGAGCCCATTCGCGGGGGCTTTTTTCGGCCTTGCGCCGCGCGCCGAGGGCCGCCGCATTCGAGTCTGGGCGGCCGGAGGCCGGGCGAAGCATGGAAGGCACCGTGTCCGGCGGGGCGAGAGACGTCTCCGGCCTTGCGGACGTCCCGGCGACGGCGCGGGAACCACCCGGCTTCACCGGAGTTCCGCCGCCGACACGCCCATCCGATGGAGGTGACCGCCATCACCAGAAAAACAGCCGGCCTGGCCGACATGCAGGCCTATATCCAATCCCACGCCGACGTCATCTCCCACGTCACGTGCATCGACGTGGAGATCATGGACAACGACATGGTGCGCATCGCGGGCACGGGCATGCATGCGCCCGGCGTGGGCAACAGCATGGAGCAGGCTGGAGAGATCTACAAGGAGGCCATGCGGACGCACGAGACCATCCTCGAGGATTCCCCGCGCCGACACGCCATCTGCGCCCGCTGCCCGGACCGGGGGAACTGCATGGAGGGCTGTTCCCTCGCCACCCCCATCGTGGGCGGCGACACCCTGTACGGAGTCATCGGGCTGGTCTGCTTCAACGACGCCGACCGCATCCGTCGCGCCATCGCCTTGAAACCGAACAGCACCCGCGCCGCCTGGAAGGCGGTAATCCGGCATCTCCAAGATCGCGCCGAAGATGCCGCGAAGCGGCGGTTTTCCGGCTTCCCGATACAGCGGGCGGCGAATACTCTTCGCGAAGCGGCGACACGGAAGGAGAAAAAGGGTGCCCGGCGTCGCGCGGGGATGCGCGACGCCGGGCGGCGGGGGATCGGATCGGGAGGATATCAGGTCCGCTCAGCCTACTGCAGGGGCTTCTCCGCGGCGATCTTCAGGAACTTGTCGGTGACCAGGTCGGCCTTCTTGAACTTCTCCAGTTCGGCCGGAGAGAAACGGCCCATCTTGGTGAAGAACGTGGCGGCCTCGACCTGCCACTTGGCCATGTCGGAGGAATTCGAGCCGCTGTTCAGCTTGAGGGCCTCGTCCAGGGTCCAGCGCGGGTGCACGGCCAAGTCGTTCTTGGCGTCCGTGACGCTCATCTTGGTGCCGCAGAAGTCACTCATGAACTTCTGGTAGGCCTTGACGATCTCGTCCGCGTTGGCCGCGACGCGCATGGCCTTGGAGGCGCGGAAGTACACGCGCAGGAACTTGGCGGTCAGCTCGGGATGCTCGTTGCACCACTTCTTGTCGCCCACCAGGACGGTGGCGGTGTTGGCCTTGGTCGTGCCGGTGGAGCCGGCCTTGACCCAGCCGCGCGATTCGCAAGTGAAGGTGAACGGCGCCCAGACCGAGGCCGCGTCGCCGATGCCCTTCTCAAAGGCGGCCACGATGGAGGACTGCTCCATGTTCGTGATCTTCACGTCGCCTTCCTTCAGGCCCAGGATCTCGAGCCACTTGCCCACGATGTAGTGGGAGGTGGTCTGCGAGGTGAGCAGGATGGTCTTGCCCTTGACCGCGTCCGGGCTGCCGTACACGTCGGGGTAGGCCGGGTTGAAGCCCTTGGTCTTGAGGATCGGGCTGTCGGCGCGGACATAGAAGGCGTTCACTTCGCTCTCGTCGATGACCGGGGCGATGAGCGAGATGTCGTAACGCATGCCGCCGATGAGGACGCCGCCGACGCCGGTGCCGCCCATGACCCACTGCTTGGCGGGCAAGGCCTCCATCTGGGCCGGGCCGCTGCCGAAGAGCAGCATCTCGATGTCCAGACCCTCTTCCTTGTCCCAGCCCTTTTCCTTGGCGTACCAGATGTTGAACGCCTCGGAAGAGTCCATCCAGCAGGTGGGAATCTTGACCAGCTTCTGCTGGGCGAAGGCCGCCCCGGACCAGGCCAGAATGCAGACCGCGCAGAGCGCCAGTGCCATGAACCGTCTCATGCAGAACCTCCAGTCGTTTCAGTTTCCGGTTTGAGGGAACGCCTTCTCGCGCGCTCCCGTTCTTTCTCCGCTAGAGCGTCAATTCCTGGGCATCGGTGATCTCCTGGCGCAGGCGCAGGAACTCGATGTCCATGGGATCCCTGGGACGCGGCAGGTCCACGTCGTAGGAGGCCTTGACGCGGCCCGGGAGCTTGCCCTCCAGGGTCACGATGCGGTCGCCCAGAAGCAGGGCCTCGTCGATGTTGTTGGTCACGAAGACCATGGTGCGCTTCTCCGCCAGCCAGATGCGCTCGGTCTCCTGCTCCATGAAGAAGCGGGTCTGGGCGTCGAGCTGGCCGAAGGGCTCGTCCATGAGCATGACCTTCGGCTGGGTGGCGAAGGCGCGGGCGATGCCCACGCGCTGCTTCATGCCGCCGGAGAGCTGGTGGGGGTAGTAGGACTCGAAGCCCTTCAACCCGACCATGTTCAGGTAGTGGTCCGCGATTTCGCGGCGCTTCTCCTGGGGGACGCCGCTCATCTCCAGGCCGAGGAGCACGTTGCCGAGCACCGTCTTCCAGGGGAAGAGCATGTAGCTCTGGAAGACCAGCCCCCGGTCGGGGCCCGGCCCGGTCATGACCTCGCCGTCCAGGAGCACGCGGCCCTCGCTGGGCGTCTCCAACCCGGCGATCATCCGCAGGAGCGTGGTCTTGCCGCTCTGGCCCGGCCCCAGGACCACCAGGAGTTCCTCGTCGTAGACCTCCAGGGAGACCTCCCGGAGCACGGGAACCCGCTGCGTGCCCTTCTGGATGAAGGTCTTGCTCAGGTTCTCGCAGGCGATCTTCACCCGCGGCTGTTGTTCAGTGGTGTTCACGTCCGCTTCCTTTCCGTGGTTGGCGGGCCTAGAGGCCCTTGATGTCGCGCCGCCAGGGGCAGAGCTTGCGGTCCAGCCAGTCCATGGCCTGGGACAGAATCCAGGCGATGGCCGCGATGACGACCATGCCGCCGAGGACCATGGCCGGGTCCGAGACCTTCATGCCCTGGATGATGATGTAGCCGAGGCCGGAGCGGGAACTGACCAGCTCGGCGGCCAGCACGCAGCCCCAGGCGCTCGACATGGCGATCTGGAGCCCGGCGGAGATGGCCGGCAGCGAGGCCGGAATGCAGACCTGCCGGACCTCGTCCCAGCGGCTGCCGCCCATGACCCGGACCACGTCGTAGAGTTCGGGTTCGATGAGCAGGACGCTGTTGTAGGCGTTCAGCAGGGCGGGCACGAACGAGCCGATGACGATGATGAATATCTTCGGCGTCTCCTGAATGCCGAACCAGAGGATCGCCACGGAGATCCAGGCCAGCGGCGGCATGGGCTTGAAGATGTCCACGATCGGCTTGACCACGGCGTTGACGTAGGGATTGAGGGCCATGAGCAGGCCCAGGGGCACGCCCAGCAGGGCGGCCAGCAGGAAGCCGATGAGCACCCGCTTCAGGCTGGCCAGGATGTGGCCCCACATGGTCAGGCCCGCCAAGGTCTCGGTGAACAGCTCATGCAGCTTGTCCACGACCTGAAAGGGCGTGGCCAGGGCGCTGGAGCTGCCGAGCACTTGGCTGGCGGCGGCCCAGTGCCAGAAACCGAAGAAGGCGATCAGGGAGACGGTGTTCAGGAAGTACTCGTTGCGCAGCACTCTCCCCAGAGTGATCCGCTTGCGCTCCCCGGCGCGCAGGATGACTTCGTTGCAGACGGATTCGGCGCTGTTGCTCATGGCTTATCTCCGAATTCCGGCCAGGAGCCTGGCCTCGATCTTGTCGATGATCACGCCGATGACAGCGCCGGCCAGCCCCACGCTGACCATGCCCAGGATCACGATGTCGGTGCGGCCGAGGTTGCGGCCCATGGTGATGAGGAAGCCCAGGCCCTGGTCCGAGGCCAGGAGTTCCGCGCCCACCAGCGTCACCCAGCAATAGGCCAGGGCGATCTGGAGCGCCCCGAAGACCATCGGCAGGGCCGAGGGCACGCAGATGCTGGTGAATATCTTCCAGTCCCCGGCGCCGAAGGTCCGGGCCATCTGGATATGCACCGGGTTGGTCATGCGCACGCCGATGAAGGCGTTGATGACGCAGGGCACGATGCCCGAGATCCAGATGATGAAGACCTTGCCGCCCAGGCCGATGCCGAACCAGAAGATGGTCAGCGGAATCCAGGCGATGGGCGGAATGGGCCGGATGAGCTCGAAGATGGGCCGGGCCAGGCCGCGCACGGTGGCGAACCAGCCCATGAGCAGGCCCAGGGGCAGTCCGACGACTAGGGCCAGAAGGTAGCCCAGGAAGGCCTCCTGCATGCTCACCCAGGCGTGCGTCAGCAGGGTGGCGCCATCGGGATTCACGTTGGTCAGCTTGTCGATGGCCAGCAGCACGACATCGGACGGGCGGCTGAGCAGGGTCGAGGGAATGCGCCAGTCCTCGACTCCCGGAGGCGCGACGCAGAACTCCCAGAGCAGGATGAAGGAAGCCACACTGAGCACCGGCAGGACGCGGAGCAGCAAGGGCTTGTGCACTTTCACTGTTTCATAGGCCATTGCGATGTTCTCCTCTCGCTCTCTTCATGGACCCGGAGCTACCACCAGCGGATCAACTCGGTGACGTGCCGCCTGATCTCGATGAAACGGGGGTCCAGGAAGTTGCGCGGCCTGGGCAGGTCGACCACCACCTCCGCCCGCACCTTGGTCGGCTTGGGCGTCAGCACGATGATCCTCTCGGCCACGTAGACGGCTTCCTCGATGTTGTGGGTCACGAACAGCACAGTGCTCTTGAGGGTCTGCCAGAGCTTGACCAGCTCGTCCTCCAGGTAGAAGCGGAGCTTCACGTCGAGCTGTCCGTAGGGTTCGTCCATGAGCAGCAGATCGGGATTCACGGCGAAGGCCCGGGCCACGGCGATGCGTTGCATCATGCTGGCCGAGACTTGGTTGGGATAGAGGTCGGCGGTGTCCTCGAGCCCCACGAGGTGGAGGATGTAGTCCAGCCGCTCGGCGGCCTCCTTCTTGCCGAACTTCTTGATCTCCATGCCGTAGGCCACGTTCTGGCGCACGGTCCGCCACGGCAGGGCCGTGGGTTCCTGGAAGACGAAGGCCAGGTTGTGCCTGGTCGGGTTGGCCACCTCGCCGTCGATGAAGATGTTGCCTTCGGTGGTTTCGGCCAGCTTGGACATGCAGTTGAGGAAGGTGGTCTTGCCGCAGCCCGTGGGCCCGACGATGCTCACCAGTTCCCCTTCCCTGATGTCGAAGTTGATCTTGTCGAGGACGAGCAGGTCCCCGAACTTCTTCGTCAGGTCGGCAACGCGGATCTTGGGTTGCCGGTCGTCACACTCAGCCACGTTTCTCTCCTCGAATGCTCTCGCTGCTTGTTCGCCTGGTCCGGCGATTCCCGAACCACATCGCTGGTTGCCGGGACCTCAGTACGCGGTGGTGGCCTCCGCGTACTGGACCATTTCGGCGGCCTCCTCGGCGTCGACGACCTCCACGCCGTCGATGAGCGCCTCGGGGGACAGCCCGCGCTCCTCAAGGCTGGTCCCGAGGGCGTGCACGCTGCCGCCCTCGGCCATGAAACGCCGGAGCATGTCCCCGGCGTAGCCGGGCAGCCCCAGGAGATTGAACACTCCGTCACCCATGCAGAGCAGGCGCACATCGAAGCCGCCGTTGGTCAGCATGGCCCAGGCGGCGCGCAGACCGAGCACCGCGGGCTCCTGCCCGGGAGCCTTGCGCACCACGACATTGACAGTGGAAAACATCCGGGGCCTCCTAGTTGCCGATGGCGAGAAGCACGTCCGTCGCCATCAGGAAACGGGTGTAGGAGTTGCCGACGTCGCCGCGCTCCACGCCGTCCAGATAGGGGCAGCCTTCGGTGCCCCGGCTGTATTCCGTGGTGTGGCAGGTGGCGATCTTGGCCCCCAGCCGGGTCAGCTCCTCGATCTTTTCCGAAAGGACGTAGCCGTCCATGTGCGCCCGCAGGGCGTCGGAGATGGCCGAGCGGCCCTCGACGGGCACGGGCTTGTTGGCCAGGTTGCAGCCGTTGCCGTAAAGGAAGAGGTTGACCTTGCCGCCCTTCTCCAGAATGGCCTTGGAGAGGTTCACGGCGAAGACCGCGTCGTCGTTTTCCGTGCTGCCGGAAAGCAATACCAGGGTGATGGTCCGCGACATGCCTTCTCCTCCTACAGGGCCACGAACTGGTCGTGGTCGTCCAGGATCAGCCCGGCCATGCCGGGGTAGTCCACGATCCGAACCTTGGGGTCCAGGGCCAGCCCCCGGGCCTTGACCGCGTCCTCGGCGGCGTAGAACTCCTCCACGCCCAATTCCTCGAGCCCGGGCAACATGCCCGGGAGGCCGAAGAAGACGGCGTCGCCCACCAGGAGGACGGTCTTGTCCTCG
This is a stretch of genomic DNA from Desulfovibrio aminophilus DSM 12254. It encodes these proteins:
- a CDS encoding glycerol dehydrogenase is translated as MISCTLFPGRYMQGAGALSRLRHELARMGRRHFLICSPTPLEQVLPPLLPGLKTIGDIRTERFGRECSDQEIQRLTALARDFGAEAVSAVGGGKTLDAAKMVAAGLDLPVALVPTIASTDAPCSSVSIIYSPQGEFERVETLSRNPDLVLVDTELIAKAPARYLVAGMGDALATWFEADSCRISRATTIAGGVCSMTALTLARSCYETVRDWGLAARTACEAGVVTPALERVVEANTLLSGLGFESGGLGAAHAMHNGLTALPATHRLNHGEKVAFGVLASLFLTDKPLMLVDEVYTVCGELGLPTTLADLGLDGITEHELARVAEKACAPGESIHNEPVEVSPDLVRAAIKAADAEGRRRKKTGAAG
- a CDS encoding ABC transporter substrate-binding protein, with the protein product MRRFMALALCAVCILAWSGAAFAQQKLVKIPTCWMDSSEAFNIWYAKEKGWDKEEGLDIEMLLFGSGPAQMEALPAKQWVMGGTGVGGVLIGGMRYDISLIAPVIDESEVNAFYVRADSPILKTKGFNPAYPDVYGSPDAVKGKTILLTSQTTSHYIVGKWLEILGLKEGDVKITNMEQSSIVAAFEKGIGDAASVWAPFTFTCESRGWVKAGSTGTTKANTATVLVGDKKWCNEHPELTAKFLRVYFRASKAMRVAANADEIVKAYQKFMSDFCGTKMSVTDAKNDLAVHPRWTLDEALKLNSGSNSSDMAKWQVEAATFFTKMGRFSPAELEKFKKADLVTDKFLKIAAEKPLQ
- a CDS encoding ABC transporter ATP-binding protein, which produces MNTTEQQPRVKIACENLSKTFIQKGTQRVPVLREVSLEVYDEELLVVLGPGQSGKTTLLRMIAGLETPSEGRVLLDGEVMTGPGPDRGLVFQSYMLFPWKTVLGNVLLGLEMSGVPQEKRREIADHYLNMVGLKGFESYYPHQLSGGMKQRVGIARAFATQPKVMLMDEPFGQLDAQTRFFMEQETERIWLAEKRTMVFVTNNIDEALLLGDRIVTLEGKLPGRVKASYDVDLPRPRDPMDIEFLRLRQEITDAQELTL
- a CDS encoding ABC transporter permease, whose amino-acid sequence is MSNSAESVCNEVILRAGERKRITLGRVLRNEYFLNTVSLIAFFGFWHWAAASQVLGSSSALATPFQVVDKLHELFTETLAGLTMWGHILASLKRVLIGFLLAALLGVPLGLLMALNPYVNAVVKPIVDIFKPMPPLAWISVAILWFGIQETPKIFIIVIGSFVPALLNAYNSVLLIEPELYDVVRVMGGSRWDEVRQVCIPASLPAISAGLQIAMSSAWGCVLAAELVSSRSGLGYIIIQGMKVSDPAMVLGGMVVIAAIAWILSQAMDWLDRKLCPWRRDIKGL
- a CDS encoding ABC transporter permease gives rise to the protein MAYETVKVHKPLLLRVLPVLSVASFILLWEFCVAPPGVEDWRIPSTLLSRPSDVVLLAIDKLTNVNPDGATLLTHAWVSMQEAFLGYLLALVVGLPLGLLMGWFATVRGLARPIFELIRPIPPIAWIPLTIFWFGIGLGGKVFIIWISGIVPCVINAFIGVRMTNPVHIQMARTFGAGDWKIFTSICVPSALPMVFGALQIALAYCWVTLVGAELLASDQGLGFLITMGRNLGRTDIVILGMVSVGLAGAVIGVIIDKIEARLLAGIRR
- a CDS encoding ABC transporter ATP-binding protein, which produces MAECDDRQPKIRVADLTKKFGDLLVLDKINFDIREGELVSIVGPTGCGKTTFLNCMSKLAETTEGNIFIDGEVANPTRHNLAFVFQEPTALPWRTVRQNVAYGMEIKKFGKKEAAERLDYILHLVGLEDTADLYPNQVSASMMQRIAVARAFAVNPDLLLMDEPYGQLDVKLRFYLEDELVKLWQTLKSTVLFVTHNIEEAVYVAERIIVLTPKPTKVRAEVVVDLPRPRNFLDPRFIEIRRHVTELIRWW
- a CDS encoding DsrE family protein, with product MFSTVNVVVRKAPGQEPAVLGLRAAWAMLTNGGFDVRLLCMGDGVFNLLGLPGYAGDMLRRFMAEGGSVHALGTSLEERGLSPEALIDGVEVVDAEEAAEMVQYAEATTAY